A genomic window from Phoenix dactylifera cultivar Barhee BC4 unplaced genomic scaffold, palm_55x_up_171113_PBpolish2nd_filt_p 000007F, whole genome shotgun sequence includes:
- the LOC103704469 gene encoding ATP synthase subunit gamma, mitochondrial-like — translation MAMAALRREGRRFLLSPISPNPSTAARSAMLSEDLSPLGTRSISTQVVRNRMKSVKNIQKITKAMKMVAASKLRAVQSRTENSRGLWQPFTALLGDTPSVDVKKNVIVTITSDKGLCGGINSTSVKISKSLYKLISGPEKETRYVLLGEKGKVQMVRDSKSSIEMTITELQKNPLNYTQVSVLADDILKNVEYEALRIVFNKFHSVVSFLPTVSTILSPAVAERESESGGKLGDLDSYEIEGGESKAEVLQNLAEFQFSCVMFNAVLENACSELGARMSAMDSSSRNAGEMLDRLTLTYNRTRQASITTELIEIISGASALTG, via the exons ATGGCGATGGCGGCTCTGAGAAGAGAGGGGAGGCGCTTCCTCCTCTCGCCCATCTCACCCAATCCTTCTACTGCCGCTCGATCCGCGATGCTCTCGGA AGACTTGAGCCCGTTAGGCACTCGATCCATTTCAACTCAAGTAG TCAGAAACCGGATGAAAAGTGTTAAGAATATTCAAAAGATTACAAAGGCTATGAAAATGGTTGCGGCATCGAAGTTACGGGCCGTTCAGTCGAGAACTGAAAATTCACGTGGCCTGTGGCAGCCTTTTACTGCACTTCTTGGGGATACCCCTA GTGTTGATGTGAAGAAGAATGTTATTGTGACTATCACCTCTGACAAAGGTCTTTGTGGGGGCATCAATTCTACATCAGTCAAAATCAGCAAGTCTCTTTACAAATTGATTTCCG GTCCTGAAAAAGAAACAAGATATGTTTTATTGGGAGAAAAAGGGAAGGTTCAAATGGTACGTGACTCAAAGAGTAGCATTGAGATGACCATAACTGAGTTGCAGAAGAATCCGCTAAATTATACTCAG GTTTCTGTTCTTGCTGATGATATTCTAAAGAATGTTGAATATGAGGCCTTGAGGATCGTTTTTAACAAGTTCCATTCTGTCGTCTCATTTCTTCCAACAGTTTCAACCATACTATCTCCTGCG GTAGCGGAGAGAGAGTCAGAATCAGGTGGTAAGCTTGGTGATTTGGACTCATATGAAATAGAAGGGGGTGAATCGAAAGCTGAAGTGCTTCAGAATCTAGCAGAGTTCCAGTTCTCTTGT GTTATGTTCAATGCTGTCCTGGAAAATGCATGCAGTGAATTGGGAGCAAGAATGTCGGCCATGGATAGCTCCAGCAGGAATGCTGGCGAAATGCTTGACCGCCTCACCCTCACTTATaacag GACCCGTCAAGCATCAATTACGACGGAGCTCATCGAGATCATATCAGGAGCATCAGCTCTCACTGGCTAG
- the LOC103704470 gene encoding uncharacterized protein LOC103704470, with product MRKLCPNFDREDGLDTVLEVPIPEEMFAGMGTGGARWQNMRNWLKAQAFDKAAEAPPLLTGRNAELQLLLNVVGSPLIPCPLPHDLAFTRSIRDCSIQASTAKYIIQQYIAATGGQAALMSVSSMYAVGKVKMSASEFHVGDESVQAQAKGNGEVGGYVLWQKSPDLWYFELIMGGSKMSAGSDGKVAWRQSASEQSHASRGPPRPLRRSLQGLDPRSTANLFSEAVCIGEKVIHGEECFILKLEANAATLKARSAATFEIIHHTIWGCFSQRTGLLIELEDSHLLRMKSGRRGESIFWETSMESVIEDYRYVDGVNIAHAGKTGVTLFRYGEGSVNHKRRMEEIWTIEEVGFNLWGLSMEVFLPPADLKREQDNDDNHAG from the exons ATGAGAAAGCTCTGTCCCAACTTTGATCGCGAGGATGGCCTCGATACCGTGCTCGAGGTGCCCATCCCCGAGGAGATGTTCGCCGGCATGGGCACCGGCGGCGCCAGGTGGCAGAACATGAGGAACTGGCTCAAGGCTCAGGCCTTCGACAAGGCCGCCGAGGCTCCGCCCCTGCTCACCGGCCGCAACGCCGAGCTGCAGCTCCTTCTCAATGTCGTTGGCTCCCCCCTCATCCCCTGCCCCCTCCCCCATGACCTAGCATTCACCCGCTCCATCCGCGACTGCTCCATT CAAGCGTCGACGGCCAAATACATCATCCAACAATACATTGCAGCGACGGGAGGGCAGGCAGCGCTGATGTCGGTAAGCAGCATGTATGCCGTGGGGAAGGTGAAGATGAGCGCGTCGGAGTTCCACGTCGGCGACGAGAGCGTGCAGGCACAAGCCAAAGGGAATGGCGAGGTTGGAGGGTATGTTTTGTGGCAAAAGAGCCCTGATCTCTGGTATTTCGAGCTCATCATGGGCGGCAGCAAGATGAGCGCTGGGAGCGATGGAAAGGTGGCATGGAGGCAGTCGGCTTCGGAGCAATCGCATGCCTCCAGAGGCCCTCCACGGCCATTGCGTCGATCACTGCAG GGCTTGGACCCCAGGTCCACCGCCAACCTCTTCTCCGAAGCAGTGTGCATCGGCGAGAAGGTCATCCATGGCGAGGAGTGCTTCATCCTGAAGCTAGAAGCGAACGCAGCGACTCTCAAGGCGCGCAGCGCCGCCACCTTCGAAATCATCCATCACACCATCTGGGGCTGCTTCAGCCAGCGCACAGGCCTCCTCATCGAGCTCGAGGACTCCCACCTCCTCCGCATGAAgtccggccgccgtggggagaGCATCTTCTGGGAGACCAGCATGGAGTCGGTGATCGAGGACTACCGCTACGTCGATGGCGTCAACATCGCGCACGCCGGCAAGACCGGCGTCACGCTGTTCCGGTATGGGGAGGGGTCGGTGAATCACAAGAGGAGAATGGAGGAGATTTGGACCATCGAGGAAGTGGGATTCAACCTATGGGGTCTGTCGATGGAGGTCTTCCTGCCACCGGCCGACCTCAAGAGAGAGCAAGACAACGACGACAACCACGCCGGATGA
- the LOC103704471 gene encoding uncharacterized protein LOC103704471, which produces MDLWVAAGASGAGYLVERWRKVVKKGEECSLESLHRGFTRTKPKMPSSMDKKNDRKSFESGGSIFCRLIRRKTAEDASSCNDKVPCNTPRRSLGSRVNAPFEGMASNGGVKGDTLMSSGEYIRDHNNLLSLQPWIFRKDSTQICEEGVKVNGEFSDKSGYEMNSFGNASLVDVSPISVSLGYGHGKGRRTLRSRRSRRHSVKPLTSTETCLVPQLYEENFEIEEYVFSSLSPPSAQAAKPFVITDGNRVISKSSHEPLGNNGLLKDVGVSSGVKETVVGVSPLPDLKKLKRKSREMQNGRLVSSTSQRSCKFPHSQESLDGTLVFCLGASIGVISTIMSHRKEVEKLNDQLKHTQNLVQDLQEELEMKESLTVKELANESCGSHGHDYSKAKTEDSIESFKEQVPTSYFPEKETVECNKLPLSNVESMSEIEAELEAELERLELNMNADSQDGRISAFGEFDEDLIADVVHGELREDMLEGGVHNRKGDNDTDSKRTSTTETHDANYAISPRELSLRLHEVIQLRLEGRIKELEGALEQSQKQVQLMEVDRVLSQKAFSSSDVGSYSTQESLTRMGTDNSPSQAVCLNLTGDALNAYDEAYEEFLQMPNTEEENVQLTANVSNKKFCMDGLHADWSPIWGMEGGSADKLPRCAQFFEKEPREEQFKQSKESNDAHESHGDNEDESDDDDDDVVVDDELIQQIVERTRQGSPVVLHAQRMLFSLDE; this is translated from the exons ATGGACTTGTGGGTAGCTGCGGGAGCGAGTGGCGCGGGGTATTTGGTCGAGCGTTGGCGAAAGGTTGTGAAGAAGGGGGAGGAATGCTCGTTAGAGTCACTTCATAGAGGCTTTACTCGCACGAAACCCAAAATGCCGTCGTCGATGGACAAGAAGAATGATCGGAAGAGCTTTGAATCTGGGGGCAGTATTTTTTGTAGATTGATTCGAAGGAAAACTGCAGAAGATGCTTCTTCTTGTAATGACAAGGTCCCTTGTAATACCCCTAGAAGGTCTTTGGGATCAAGGGTTAATGCTCCATTTGAGGGAATGGCTTCTAATGGTGGTGTTAAAGGAGACACTTTGATGAGTTCAGGCGAGTATATAAGGGACCACAATAATCTTTTGAGTTTGCAGCCGTGGATTTTTAGAAAAGACAGTACTCAAATATGTGAGGAAGGGGTGAAGGTGAATGGTGAGTTTTCTGATAAATCTGGGTATGAAATGAACAGTTTCGGCAATGCCTCACTAGTTGATGTTTCTCCGATAAGTGTGAGTCTTGGTTATGGGCATGGTAAAGGCCGAAGAACTCTTAGGAGCAGACGGTCTCGCAGGCATTCTGTGAAGCCTCTTACTTCTACAGAGACCTGTCTCGTCCCTCAGCTTTACgaagaaaattttgaaattgaagAATATGTATTTAGTTCACTCTCGCCACCTAGTGCACAAGCTGCAAAGCCATTTGTTATAACTGATGGGAACAGAGTAATCAGCAAATCAAGCCATGAACCTTTGGGTAACAATGGCTTGCTTAAGGATGTTGGAGTTAGTTCAGGAGTGAAGGAAACTGTTGTTGGAGTTTCTCCTCTTCCAGATTTAAAGAAACTGAAACGGAAGAGCAGGGAGATGCAGAATGGAAGGTTGGTCTCTTCCACTTCTCAGAGATCCTGCAAATTTCCACATTCACAAG agtcACTTGATGGAACGCTTGTTTTCTGTCTTGGAGCGAGCATTGGTGTGATATCCACTATTATGTCACATAGAAAAGAAGTTGAAAAATTAAATGACCAACTGAAGCACACACAAAACTTGGTTCAAGATTTACAGGAGGAGTTGGAGATGAAAGAATCACTGACTGTTAAGGAATTGGCTAATGAATCTTGTGGAAGCCATGGACATGATTACAGCaaggcaaaaacagaagatTCTATTGAATCCTTTAAGGAGCAGGTTCCGACATCTTATTTTCCTGAAAAAGAAACAGTGGAATGTAACAAACTGCCGTTGTCCAATGTTGAGTCAATGAGTGAAATCGAAGCAGAGCTTGAAGCTGAACTTGAGAGACTTGAATTGAACATGAATGCTGATAGTCAGGATGGAAGAATCTCTGCCTTTGGTGAG TTTGATGAAGACCTCATAGCTGATGTCGTTCATGGGGAGCTGCGAGAAGATATGCTTGAAGGGGGAGTTCATAACAGGAAAGGTGATAATGATACAGACAGCAAGAGAACCTCCACAACTGAGACACATGATGCGAATTATGCTATCTCACCTAGAGAGCTCAGCTTACGGCTCCATGAAGTGATCCAACTCAGACTAGAAGGACGAATTAAAGAGCTTGAAGGGGCACTCGAGCAAAGCCAGAAGCAAGTGCAGTtgatggaagttgatagagttCTCTCTCAGAAAGCCTTCTCGAGCAGTGATGTGGGATCCTATTCCACCCAAGAAAGCCTGACCAGGATGGGAACTGATAATTCTCCAAGTCAAGCAGTCTGCTTAAACCTAACAGGAGACGCATTAAATGCATATGATGAGGCGTATGAGGAGTTCTTGCAAATGCCCAATACTGAGGAGGAGAATGTGCAATTAACCGCCAACGTGAGTAATAAAAAATTTTGTATGGATGGGCTGCATGCCGATTGGAGTCCGATATGGGGTATGGAAGGTGGCAGTGCAGACAAGTTACCAAGATGTGCACAATTTTTTGAAAAGGAGCCAAGAGAGGAGCAGTTTAAGCAAAGCAAGGAATCAAATGATGCTCATGAGAGCCATGGAGATAATGAAGatgaatctgatgatgatgatgatgatgttgttgttgatgATGAATTGATCCAACAGATTGTAGAGAGGACAAGGCAAGGGTCACCTGTAGTGTTACATGCTCAAAGAATGCTCTTTTCATTGGATGAGTAA